CCATGCTCGAGCCATCCCTGGACATCCCCGTTTTTACATGCTACCAGGTGCCAGAACTTGCAGGCTTACCTGGAAGTTCTGTCCCAGTTCGTACACCACTCCTCGGTACTCACACCCGATCTTCTCGCACCTGGGGCAGCAGTCGGTGGGGTAGTGGCTGACATGGATGCATGCAGCCGGGAGCGAAGTGCACTCAGTGCGGGAACAGGCGGAGCCCTCGGTAGTGCATTCACACTGGGTGCAGTGATCAGAGTCCAGAAAATACCATTCCCCTACAAAGTATATGCTGCCGTTGGCCTCGCAGGTGCTTTCCCGCTGTGCGGCAACTGAGAAGCCAAAACCGGCCTGTGCGCAAAGCAGTAGTGCCAAAACGGCCGTGCGTATTCTGTGCTCAAAGAAAAGGCGCTCACTGAAAACCATGTTGATTTATTTGATTCACCTTgcccaaaacaaaaaaggttatCAAGAAACAGCCACTGCAGTCCAGCTGGGATTTGGTAGACAGATTACCCGAGTTTATTACATTGTTACTGGACGCAAATATCCTTGGCATTACCTCAGTCCTCCTCCCACAGCGGTCTACTGGGGCTGTGCACGCTTCTGCAAAGAGTCCGGAAGGGGGTGGAGGTTGGGGGGCATAAAGAGGGAAAGTTATGGTCGTTGCCTCTCCGTGATTCACACTCCAGTCTCCCTGAAGGCTGAAGTCTGTCCCTCCCCCTAGCCTATCATCTAAAAGTATAGTGCAGAGAAGgctcatgtcttttttttaagtgcacAGGTGGTCATCTGGTGTGTTGATTGTTGGTAATTACTTAAGTCTACAAAGCATGTAATTGACGTTGATGTAATTTGTTACATTGTGTCATtctgtaatgcatttttatCGCGTTATAATTAGAAAGCATGTCTGTTTTCTGTATTGCCAAAGACTGTGGAACATAAATGTTGACAGTTACGAGAGATCTCGCGATATCTTCT
The sequence above is drawn from the Etheostoma spectabile isolate EspeVRDwgs_2016 chromosome 12, UIUC_Espe_1.0, whole genome shotgun sequence genome and encodes:
- the zgc:113531 gene encoding von Willebrand factor C domain-containing protein 2-like, with the protein product MVFSERLFFEHRIRTAVLALLLCAQAGFGFSVAAQRESTCEANGSIYFVGEWYFLDSDHCTQCECTTEGSACSRTECTSLPAACIHVSHYPTDCCPRCEKIGCEYRGVVYELGQNFQPSECEQCTCDSDGIARCLVADCAPPPCVNPVYQPGKCCPECREGPNCYVDASRSQVIPAGEPIWVDSCTKCRCHDGQDAGYWEGNRLATCSLLKNCTPEQQSTKKN